A single region of the Azospirillum fermentarium genome encodes:
- a CDS encoding IS5 family transposase produces the protein MERGEISDGEWAVIGPLLPSERGRGCRPAHDNRRFFNGINYVLRTGIPWRDLPERYGNWNSIFRRFRRWCVQGVFDEILETLVELGITDDWKDQMVDSTTVRGHSQAAGAKGGPARRDLVVRAAALRARSTHGAIGPGGPWPSS, from the coding sequence ATGGAGCGCGGGGAGATATCGGATGGCGAATGGGCGGTGATTGGCCCGCTTTTGCCTTCGGAGCGCGGGCGAGGCTGCCGGCCAGCCCATGACAATCGCCGTTTTTTCAACGGGATAAACTATGTTTTGCGTACTGGTATTCCCTGGCGGGACTTGCCGGAGCGCTATGGAAACTGGAATTCGATCTTTCGACGGTTCCGGCGCTGGTGTGTCCAAGGGGTCTTCGACGAGATCCTCGAAACGCTGGTCGAGTTGGGCATTACCGACGACTGGAAGGATCAGATGGTCGATAGCACGACGGTTCGGGGTCACAGCCAAGCCGCGGGCGCAAAAGGGGGACCTGCGCGGCGGGATTTGGTCGTTCGCGCGGCGGCTTTACGAGCAAGATCCACGCACGGTGCGATCGGACCGGGCGGCCCCTGGCCTTCATCGTGA
- a CDS encoding IS5 family transposase, which produces MRGSDERSEGLFSYVSCEARVPANHPLRAIRAIVDEALEVMSPAFEGLYSKIGRPSIAPEKLLRALLLQAFYSVRSERQLMEQLDYNLLFRWFVGLSMDAPVWDVTVFTKNRERLLAGDVAATFLATVLDQPRVKALLSDEHFSVDGTLIEAWASVKSFRPKDGSGEPPGPGRNGERDFHGEKRSNETHASTTDPEARLYRKGNGQPAKLAFMGHALMENRHALVVDVRLTAATGLAEREAAVSMVEAISGCHRITLGADKAYDTKDFVANMRRLGATPHVAQNTSNRRSAIDGRTTRHPGYAVSLRIRKRIEEVFGWIKGAGLRKTRHRGTARVGWMFTLTAAAYNLIRLPKLLTTA; this is translated from the coding sequence ATGCGGGGTTCGGACGAACGCAGCGAGGGTCTGTTCAGCTACGTGAGCTGTGAGGCTCGGGTTCCGGCCAACCACCCGTTGCGGGCGATCCGGGCCATCGTGGATGAAGCGCTGGAGGTGATGTCGCCAGCCTTCGAGGGTCTGTACTCGAAGATCGGGCGGCCGTCGATCGCACCGGAGAAGCTGCTGCGGGCGCTGCTGCTCCAGGCCTTCTACTCGGTGCGCTCGGAACGCCAGTTGATGGAGCAGCTTGATTACAACCTGCTGTTCCGCTGGTTCGTCGGGCTGTCGATGGACGCCCCGGTGTGGGACGTGACGGTCTTCACCAAGAACCGTGAGCGTTTGCTGGCGGGGGATGTGGCGGCCACGTTCCTGGCCACCGTGCTGGATCAGCCGCGGGTCAAGGCGCTGCTGTCGGACGAGCACTTCTCGGTGGACGGCACGCTGATCGAGGCGTGGGCCAGCGTGAAGAGCTTCCGGCCCAAAGATGGCAGCGGTGAGCCGCCGGGGCCGGGCCGCAACGGCGAGCGCGACTTTCACGGTGAGAAACGGTCCAACGAAACGCATGCCTCCACAACCGATCCCGAGGCGCGTCTCTACCGCAAGGGCAACGGGCAGCCGGCGAAGCTGGCCTTCATGGGCCACGCGCTGATGGAGAACCGCCATGCTCTGGTGGTGGATGTCCGGCTGACGGCGGCTACGGGCTTGGCCGAACGCGAGGCGGCGGTGTCGATGGTCGAGGCCATCTCCGGCTGCCACCGCATCACGCTGGGCGCCGACAAGGCTTACGACACCAAGGATTTCGTGGCGAACATGCGCCGCCTGGGCGCCACCCCGCACGTTGCCCAGAACACCAGCAACCGCCGCTCAGCCATTGATGGCCGGACCACCCGTCACCCCGGCTATGCCGTGTCCTTGCGCATCCGCAAGCGGATCGAGGAGGTCTTCGGCTGGATCAAGGGGGCGGGGCTGCGCAAGACCCGTCACCGCGGCACCGCCCGCGTCGGTTGGATGTTCACGCTGACTGCCGCCGCCTATAACCTGATCCGTCTGCCCAAGCTGCTGACAACGGCATAA
- a CDS encoding DUF3732 domain-containing protein — protein sequence MRLSIRDIFKFVYLDQDNLDSDFFLLDVPIRKEKSQDTLRFFVGHLSERLNELQIELQRLKQEQRAQRDSITKVRAFLAPFGFDSEERIAAELEELNAEARRIEEELAALRAGYRPETRISDENRRKLKELAAQVATLEDAIDEVNARIGEQEALAAELMQLKMKAARVDISHRVLDGVEFECCPRCGSGLPVKAEHTDDACYLCHTPSSQQPRGQALTADVVRQDLDARIADLQDSVSRHRNSRGPLQAKLAEVRQARREVDGRVAESLQGYESDFLARSRVGEQRLAVIRERSSFLERIRALPAEIARLFVQADLLSADIEAVQRKLEEEEAKLVGAEQNLTKLEENYAAVLGAIKFPAFSANDQVVLGRRNLIPVVWPKGDESRAFSFFTVGSGGKKILMKIAFALALHKTAAEQRLPVPRVLIIDSPMKNITPDVNPDIFRNFYAHLYALLGSVLADWQVIIVDQTFAPPPADVAPSLDRMMRRGDPENPPLIGYYEGP from the coding sequence GTGCGCCTCAGCATCCGCGACATCTTCAAGTTCGTCTATCTCGACCAAGACAACCTCGACTCGGACTTCTTCCTGCTCGACGTGCCGATCCGGAAGGAGAAGAGCCAAGATACCCTCCGGTTCTTCGTCGGCCACCTGAGCGAGCGGCTGAACGAACTCCAGATCGAGCTTCAGCGCCTGAAGCAGGAGCAGCGCGCCCAACGCGACTCCATCACGAAGGTTCGCGCGTTCCTGGCCCCCTTCGGGTTCGACTCTGAGGAGCGCATTGCCGCGGAGCTGGAGGAGCTGAACGCCGAAGCAAGGCGGATCGAAGAGGAGCTTGCCGCGCTGCGCGCGGGGTATCGGCCGGAAACGCGGATCTCCGATGAGAACCGCAGGAAGCTGAAGGAGCTGGCCGCCCAGGTGGCGACCCTTGAGGACGCGATCGACGAGGTCAACGCCCGCATCGGCGAACAGGAGGCGTTGGCGGCCGAGCTCATGCAGCTCAAGATGAAAGCGGCGCGGGTGGACATTTCCCACCGCGTCCTCGACGGCGTGGAGTTCGAGTGCTGCCCGCGCTGCGGGTCCGGGCTCCCGGTAAAAGCCGAACACACGGACGACGCCTGCTACCTGTGCCACACACCGTCCAGCCAGCAGCCGCGCGGGCAGGCGCTCACCGCGGATGTCGTGCGCCAGGACCTGGATGCGCGCATCGCCGACCTTCAGGACTCGGTGTCGCGGCACCGCAATTCACGCGGCCCGCTGCAAGCCAAACTCGCGGAGGTACGGCAAGCCCGGCGCGAGGTGGACGGTCGCGTGGCGGAGTCGCTTCAAGGGTATGAATCGGACTTCCTGGCACGAAGCCGTGTTGGCGAGCAGCGACTTGCCGTCATCCGGGAGCGCTCCTCATTCCTGGAGCGCATTCGGGCGCTGCCCGCCGAGATCGCCCGGCTCTTTGTCCAGGCCGACCTTCTGTCGGCCGATATTGAGGCGGTGCAGCGCAAGCTCGAGGAGGAGGAAGCCAAGCTCGTCGGCGCCGAACAGAACCTGACGAAGCTGGAGGAGAACTACGCAGCCGTGCTCGGCGCGATCAAGTTCCCGGCGTTCTCGGCCAACGACCAGGTTGTGCTCGGACGCCGCAACCTGATCCCCGTGGTATGGCCAAAGGGCGACGAAAGCCGGGCCTTCTCCTTCTTCACCGTAGGCAGCGGCGGCAAGAAGATCCTGATGAAGATTGCCTTCGCGCTGGCGCTCCACAAGACGGCCGCGGAGCAGCGTCTGCCGGTTCCACGGGTGCTCATCATCGACTCTCCGATGAAAAACATCACTCCGGACGTGAATCCGGACATCTTCAGGAATTTTTACGCGCACCTGTACGCCCTGCTCGGCAGCGTGCTGGCCGACTGGCAGGTCATCATCGTGGACCAGACCTTCGCGCCACCGCCAGCCGATGTCGCGCCATCGCTGGACAGGATGATGCGCCGGGGTGACCCGGAGAACCCACCATTGATCGGCTACTACGAAGGTCCCTGA
- a CDS encoding site-specific integrase has product MQHVCRRAGTFHFRRRVPGRLQHRLGGLAEVYRSLETSSPRVAAFRSRLLYLESERLFAALDGDPALSVEDARRLMRDIIGPAAWVQSDLIIRRPVGAGVSPLLSVTPAPCPALCQAQATAASAVPTIASPTVAAPVPAPVSGAPLFSTLTEAHISNMLETGAWGSQQTALQARGTFRLWIEYHGDQQADRYTRRHASEFMKALGKLPQLHGRSPHLKGTMCENIEVAAQLSPRSIKRPKLLSMKTIKRHMSALHGYWDWLRQHGHYEFDTNPFSGFDYPIANGKPASEQRAMWSDRDLKRLFTSRLWVGPDADRRSANFWLPIIGLLTGMRLEEIAQLHTADIKKRDGIDFFLVHADGDLRVKNANSVREVPVSGMLVALGFLDLVEERRRAHCKRLWPDLRPKGQDRRLGAYYSERFTVYRREIGVYRPGVDFHSFRGTFETLILNAGANPVFVKSIMGHSTSDLIGEGSRYLKNVTLKNKLEAMNMLKLGVDLGHLMPNV; this is encoded by the coding sequence ATGCAGCATGTGTGTCGGCGGGCTGGTACCTTCCATTTTCGGCGCCGCGTCCCTGGGCGCCTGCAACATCGGCTCGGCGGCTTGGCCGAGGTCTACCGGTCGCTCGAGACCTCCAGCCCGCGGGTCGCGGCCTTTCGGTCCCGTCTCCTCTATCTCGAAAGCGAACGCCTCTTCGCTGCCCTGGATGGGGATCCGGCGCTCTCGGTTGAGGATGCGCGCCGCCTGATGCGGGACATCATCGGCCCCGCAGCCTGGGTGCAGTCCGACCTGATCATCCGCCGCCCGGTCGGCGCGGGCGTCTCTCCACTGCTGTCGGTGACACCGGCACCCTGCCCTGCCCTCTGCCAAGCACAGGCGACAGCAGCGTCAGCGGTTCCCACCATCGCGTCACCGACCGTGGCTGCGCCAGTTCCGGCACCGGTGTCAGGTGCCCCTTTGTTCAGCACGCTCACAGAGGCGCACATCTCGAACATGCTCGAGACGGGCGCCTGGGGCTCGCAGCAGACCGCACTCCAGGCCCGAGGCACCTTCCGCCTCTGGATCGAGTACCACGGGGACCAGCAGGCAGACCGCTACACACGCCGCCATGCCTCGGAATTCATGAAGGCGCTGGGCAAGCTCCCTCAGTTGCACGGACGCTCGCCGCACCTGAAGGGGACGATGTGCGAGAACATCGAAGTCGCTGCCCAGCTATCCCCCCGCAGCATCAAGCGGCCGAAGCTGCTGTCGATGAAAACGATTAAGCGCCACATGAGCGCGCTGCACGGCTACTGGGACTGGCTGCGTCAGCACGGGCACTACGAGTTCGACACCAACCCCTTCTCCGGCTTCGATTACCCGATTGCGAATGGGAAGCCAGCATCCGAGCAACGCGCGATGTGGTCCGACCGCGATCTGAAGCGCCTGTTCACTTCCAGGCTCTGGGTCGGCCCCGACGCCGACCGGCGTAGTGCTAACTTCTGGCTGCCGATCATCGGCTTGCTGACCGGTATGCGGCTCGAGGAGATCGCCCAGCTGCACACCGCCGACATCAAGAAGCGGGATGGCATTGACTTCTTCCTGGTCCACGCCGACGGAGATCTGCGTGTAAAAAACGCCAACTCCGTACGGGAGGTGCCCGTCTCTGGGATGCTGGTGGCGCTCGGCTTCCTGGACCTCGTCGAGGAACGCCGTCGGGCGCACTGCAAGCGGCTGTGGCCGGACCTGCGGCCGAAGGGCCAGGACAGACGCCTGGGGGCCTACTACTCGGAGCGCTTCACCGTGTACCGGCGGGAGATCGGCGTCTACCGGCCCGGCGTCGATTTTCACAGCTTCCGTGGGACCTTCGAGACGCTGATCCTGAACGCCGGTGCGAACCCGGTGTTCGTCAAATCCATCATGGGCCACAGCACCTCCGACCTCATCGGTGAAGGCAGCCGGTACCTAAAAAACGTCACCCTGAAAAACAAGCTGGAGGCAATGAATATGCTGAAGCTCGGGGTCGACTTGGGGCATCTTATGCCCAACGTCTGA
- a CDS encoding sigma 54-interacting transcriptional regulator, protein MGANALRRSYAGRAADGALFLHEVGELPLPVQALPLGLVQEGVFFRVGSEKSLPFASLQVRAKNAELAQRIREAGHIGVTTYHLKKKFL, encoded by the coding sequence ATTGGGGCCAACGCGCTGCGCCGCAGCTACGCCGGGCGTGCGGCTGACGGCGCGCTCTTCCTCCACGAGGTCGGAGAGCTTCCGTTACCGGTGCAGGCCTTGCCCCTCGGCTTGGTTCAGGAGGGGGTGTTCTTCCGAGTTGGCAGCGAGAAGTCGCTGCCGTTCGCGTCTCTGCAAGTCCGTGCGAAAAATGCAGAACTGGCGCAGCGGATTCGAGAAGCCGGTCACATCGGCGTCACCACCTACCACCTGAAAAAGAAGTTCTTGTGA
- a CDS encoding SAVED domain-containing protein, with protein sequence MPTLKPLFDFVLDVLRIWKGDARAKAALLCITGGIGMLSQSIWMPVIQVVAVRVTGRTDIVTDMPLWLSVPLGGGLIATGLWLLSRVYGNQAAKPASTLIAIRHQSQEALGSQLTAGDLPASLGNAAILPLDVDQSSFYLDGRVHDVAGAVRVQERLRSKVEGMVVAHPGAEVAYYGIAHIPFAFLAGAELSTKPRIQLFELDRGSGRWRWVDAVAPGDDLGVTTAAQDSGEGTRDVAIRIAVSFPVPEADVAEALGRPFHDRLITVAAPARDIIHTTAQIEAVCKAFDRVLDELHNNLPKDVRVHVFYAGPVSLAFSLGRRVTRTIHHRIRVHNFEGRSTPKYAWSLDVSGGLLPQAMVERPVVGSGAATAAAE encoded by the coding sequence ATGCCCACTCTGAAGCCGCTGTTCGACTTTGTCCTTGATGTCCTCCGGATCTGGAAGGGCGACGCGCGCGCCAAGGCGGCACTGCTCTGCATCACGGGCGGCATCGGCATGCTGTCGCAGAGCATCTGGATGCCGGTGATCCAGGTCGTTGCCGTCCGGGTCACCGGACGGACCGACATCGTCACCGACATGCCCTTGTGGCTGTCCGTTCCGCTCGGCGGCGGGCTCATCGCGACTGGCCTGTGGCTGCTGTCGCGCGTGTATGGAAACCAAGCGGCGAAGCCCGCGTCCACGCTGATCGCCATCCGGCACCAGTCCCAGGAGGCGCTGGGTTCCCAGCTGACGGCGGGCGACCTTCCCGCCAGCCTGGGGAACGCCGCCATCCTGCCGCTCGACGTCGACCAGTCCTCCTTCTACCTGGATGGCCGGGTGCATGACGTCGCCGGTGCCGTCCGGGTGCAGGAACGGCTGCGGTCCAAGGTCGAAGGCATGGTTGTCGCCCACCCTGGGGCCGAGGTGGCCTACTACGGCATCGCGCACATCCCCTTCGCGTTCCTGGCGGGCGCAGAGCTGTCAACCAAGCCGCGCATCCAGCTGTTCGAGCTGGACCGGGGCTCGGGCCGCTGGCGCTGGGTCGATGCGGTGGCCCCGGGCGATGACCTCGGCGTCACCACGGCCGCCCAGGACAGTGGCGAGGGCACCCGCGACGTCGCGATCCGCATCGCCGTGAGCTTCCCCGTGCCCGAGGCGGACGTCGCCGAAGCGCTCGGCCGTCCCTTCCACGACCGGCTCATCACGGTTGCCGCGCCCGCGCGGGACATCATCCATACCACCGCCCAGATCGAGGCGGTCTGCAAGGCCTTCGACCGCGTGCTCGACGAGCTGCACAACAACCTCCCCAAGGACGTCCGGGTGCACGTCTTCTACGCCGGGCCGGTCAGCCTCGCCTTCAGCCTGGGGCGGCGCGTCACCCGCACCATCCACCACCGGATCCGGGTGCATAACTTCGAGGGCCGTTCGACGCCGAAGTACGCCTGGTCCCTCGACGTCAGCGGCGGCCTGCTGCCGCAGGCCATGGTCGAGCGCCCAGTGGTGGGCAGTGGCGCGGCCACGGCAGCGGCGGAGTGA
- a CDS encoding sigma 54-interacting transcriptional regulator, protein MTSFLQRISQRVEAPFMAVNCAATPANLIGSEVFVHAKGGIHWGQRAAPQLRRACG, encoded by the coding sequence GTGACCAGCTTCCTCCAACGGATTTCGCAGCGCGTCGAGGCACCCTTCATGGCGGTGAACTGTGCCGCCACCCCGGCAAACCTGATCGGCAGCGAGGTGTTCGTGCACGCGAAGGGGGGCATTCATTGGGGCCAACGCGCTGCGCCGCAGCTACGCCGGGCGTGCGGCTGA
- a CDS encoding nucleotide-binding domain-containing protein: MYDLSKELGRFYWGEVILGKDERAKLAGYRDTNLERLCGGLKDLGAEQGVTYAGPVEVLNQGSYAMHTLNRHKDNDYDIDVALIFEKDALPADAKAARERVRDAFLKRSQGFIKDPEARKNAVTVWYAEGYHIDFAVYRRSTDWFGITHYEHAGAEGWVERAPDKVTSWFKEQVTNMSPSGFLVTVKDQQLRRIVRHMKWFAKSRSSWSLPGGMIMSALVAETYRANWFRDDEALYDTIVALRERLARSTTVMNPIYPDRELTAKDECRLQVENLLEKLGTAVEKLAVLQRADCTAAQARSAWRWFFNHDFWAAGQEQAAAKADASRAVARPFTVDITCGLAKREGAPVYGTHRSGVGVLPKGVALRFTVANTNVPPPYSIRWIVQNEGDEARAAGQMDWQQDNGGVERWTNTAYRGDHSMVCQIHRGGVVLAETMHRVRIRDEARRGFFRRR, from the coding sequence ATGTACGACCTGTCGAAGGAGCTGGGGCGCTTCTACTGGGGCGAGGTGATTCTGGGGAAGGACGAGCGGGCGAAGCTCGCCGGGTATCGCGACACCAACCTCGAGCGGCTGTGCGGCGGGCTGAAGGACCTGGGCGCGGAGCAGGGCGTCACGTACGCCGGACCGGTCGAGGTGCTGAACCAAGGCAGCTACGCGATGCACACCCTGAACCGGCACAAGGACAACGATTACGACATCGACGTCGCGCTGATCTTCGAGAAGGACGCCCTCCCGGCAGACGCGAAGGCAGCCCGCGAGCGCGTGCGCGATGCCTTCCTGAAGCGGTCGCAGGGCTTCATCAAGGACCCAGAGGCGCGCAAGAACGCGGTGACCGTCTGGTACGCCGAGGGCTACCACATCGACTTCGCTGTGTACCGCCGGTCAACCGACTGGTTCGGTATCACCCACTACGAGCACGCCGGGGCCGAGGGCTGGGTCGAGCGCGCCCCGGACAAGGTGACGTCCTGGTTCAAGGAGCAGGTGACCAACATGAGCCCGTCGGGCTTCCTAGTCACCGTCAAGGACCAGCAGCTGCGGCGGATCGTGCGCCACATGAAATGGTTCGCGAAGTCGCGCTCCTCCTGGAGCCTGCCGGGCGGCATGATCATGAGCGCCTTGGTCGCCGAGACCTACAGGGCGAACTGGTTCCGGGACGACGAGGCGCTGTACGACACCATCGTGGCGCTGCGCGAGCGGCTGGCGCGCAGCACGACGGTGATGAACCCGATCTACCCGGACCGCGAGCTCACCGCCAAGGACGAGTGCCGCCTCCAGGTCGAGAACCTGCTGGAGAAGCTCGGAACGGCGGTCGAGAAGCTGGCGGTGCTCCAGCGGGCGGACTGCACCGCCGCCCAGGCCCGTTCGGCGTGGCGTTGGTTTTTCAACCACGACTTCTGGGCCGCCGGTCAGGAGCAGGCGGCCGCCAAGGCCGATGCCAGCCGGGCGGTGGCGCGGCCGTTCACGGTGGACATCACCTGCGGGCTGGCCAAGCGGGAGGGCGCTCCGGTGTACGGCACGCACCGCAGCGGCGTCGGCGTGCTGCCCAAGGGTGTCGCCCTGCGGTTCACCGTGGCCAACACCAACGTGCCGCCGCCGTACAGCATCCGCTGGATCGTCCAGAACGAGGGCGACGAGGCGCGGGCAGCCGGTCAGATGGACTGGCAGCAGGACAACGGCGGTGTCGAGCGCTGGACCAACACGGCGTACCGCGGCGACCACAGCATGGTGTGCCAGATCCACCGGGGCGGCGTCGTTCTGGCCGAGACGATGCACCGGGTCCGGATCCGCGACGAAGCCCGGCGCGGTTTCTTCCGGCGCCGGTGA
- the tnpC gene encoding IS66 family transposase, whose product MTAAPPPAAVADDIASLRAALAQAEARADAAEAEAARARAMASNTEALIASLKLEIEKLRRELYGTRSERKARLLDQLEFQLEELEATASEDELAAEQAAARTTGVTAFTRKRPSRQPFPGHLPRERVVVPAPATCPCCGSDKLCKLGETITETLEVIPRQWKVIQTVRERFSCRACETISQPPAPFHTTPRGWAGPNLLATILFEKFGQHQPLNRQAERFAREGVPLSLSTLADQVGTAAAVLKPLHDLIAAHVMAAERLHGDDTPVPVLAKGKTDTGRLWVYVRDDRPFAGQAPPVALFHYSRDRKGEHPERHLAGFKGWLQADAFAGYNRLYEPERQPGPISDVLCWAHARRGFFKLADIATNTRRGKDAPPISPLALEAVTRIDALFDLERALNGKPAAERLAARQEHGVTLVAALEGWMRTERARLSRHAPVAKAMDYMLTRWDGFTRFLGDGRLCLTSNAAERGLRGIALGRKAWLFCGSDRGGQRAAIMYGLITTAKLNNVDPQAWLADVLARINDMPQNRLHELLPWEWKAMREQAKAA is encoded by the coding sequence ATGACCGCCGCCCCGCCCCCTGCCGCCGTGGCCGACGACATCGCCAGCTTGCGCGCCGCCTTGGCGCAGGCCGAGGCGCGGGCGGACGCGGCGGAAGCCGAAGCGGCGCGGGCCAGGGCGATGGCTTCGAACACCGAGGCGCTGATCGCCAGCCTGAAGCTGGAAATCGAGAAGCTCCGGCGCGAGCTCTACGGCACGCGCTCCGAGCGCAAGGCACGCCTGCTGGACCAGTTGGAGTTCCAGCTTGAAGAGCTGGAAGCGACGGCCAGTGAGGACGAGTTGGCAGCCGAGCAGGCCGCTGCCCGAACCACCGGGGTGACGGCCTTCACCCGCAAGCGGCCCTCGCGCCAGCCCTTTCCCGGCCACCTGCCGCGCGAGCGCGTCGTTGTGCCGGCCCCCGCGACCTGCCCGTGCTGCGGCTCGGACAAGCTGTGCAAGCTGGGCGAAACGATTACCGAGACGCTGGAGGTGATCCCGCGCCAGTGGAAGGTGATCCAGACGGTGCGCGAGCGGTTCTCCTGCCGGGCCTGCGAGACGATCAGCCAGCCGCCGGCACCGTTCCACACCACCCCGCGGGGCTGGGCCGGCCCCAACCTGCTGGCCACCATCCTGTTCGAGAAGTTCGGCCAGCATCAGCCGCTGAACCGGCAGGCCGAACGCTTCGCGCGGGAGGGCGTGCCGCTCAGCCTGTCCACCCTGGCCGACCAGGTGGGCACCGCCGCCGCGGTGCTGAAGCCGCTGCACGACCTGATCGCGGCGCATGTGATGGCGGCTGAGCGGTTGCATGGGGACGACACCCCGGTGCCCGTGCTGGCCAAGGGCAAGACCGATACCGGGCGCCTGTGGGTGTATGTGCGCGATGACCGGCCGTTCGCCGGCCAAGCCCCACCGGTGGCGCTGTTCCACTATTCCCGCGACCGCAAAGGCGAACATCCCGAACGGCACCTGGCCGGCTTCAAAGGCTGGCTGCAGGCCGATGCGTTCGCCGGCTACAACCGGCTGTACGAACCCGAGCGACAGCCGGGGCCGATCAGCGACGTGCTGTGCTGGGCGCATGCCCGGCGCGGCTTCTTCAAGCTGGCCGACATCGCTACGAACACCAGGCGCGGCAAGGATGCCCCGCCGATCTCGCCGCTGGCGCTGGAGGCCGTGACGCGCATCGACGCCCTCTTCGATCTCGAGCGTGCCTTGAACGGCAAGCCGGCGGCCGAGCGGCTGGCGGCACGCCAGGAGCATGGCGTCACCCTGGTAGCCGCGCTGGAGGGCTGGATGCGGACGGAGCGGGCCCGGCTCTCCCGCCATGCCCCCGTGGCCAAGGCGATGGACTACATGCTGACGCGCTGGGACGGCTTCACCCGCTTCCTCGGCGATGGCCGGCTGTGCCTGACGAGCAACGCCGCCGAACGCGGCCTGCGCGGGATCGCCCTCGGGAGGAAGGCGTGGCTGTTCTGCGGCTCCGATCGCGGCGGCCAGCGGGCGGCGATCATGTATGGCCTGATCACCACCGCCAAGCTGAACAACGTTGACCCGCAGGCCTGGCTCGCCGACGTGCTGGCGCGCATCAACGACATGCCACAAAACCGCCTGCACGAACTCCTGCCCTGGGAGTGGAAGGCGATGCGCGAGCAGGCAAAAGCTGCCTGA
- a CDS encoding DUF4297 domain-containing protein encodes MTTASPDPGAVLDKTDPGADTQARFSYQHCFAALQCLRLLSGQLEAVYCENHEDILLRKPGGTYDALQVKTRRFDLEPFKANDDAVKNSIGRFAKLEKDYPARFDNFHFITNHGFWGEKENGNNLAYIRAQICERGNLDGLTKAHLLKKFVSGLCGEHGCDEAHVVAVVLKLLLLGQQTDLERPYKDLRENVGDVRDYRRTQTFHTLTRVADNLIYLCQQASSCVLGGSVADLYSLVMDFEAQRDALLLAGKTITADRVEEVIRQSLVEGADNLLVSSGGVSADALPPGFDVMVEKLEHGGLQMARVDSLKDFKKSMETLYVKWVYRYGLDEANRRLQHLKTLVRDDCVEAQLSVEQPGQKYASAMYTALRQMLEDRLRTSTLPMFDCAREHLLGTAGILTEECTVWWSDRFDLKAVR; translated from the coding sequence GTGACGACGGCGTCGCCGGACCCAGGCGCGGTGCTCGACAAGACGGATCCCGGCGCTGACACCCAAGCGCGGTTCTCGTACCAGCATTGTTTCGCAGCTCTTCAGTGTCTGCGGCTGCTGTCCGGCCAGCTGGAAGCCGTCTATTGCGAGAATCACGAAGACATCCTGCTCAGGAAGCCGGGGGGGACCTATGATGCTCTCCAGGTCAAGACACGCCGCTTCGACTTGGAACCCTTCAAGGCCAATGATGATGCTGTCAAGAACAGCATAGGCCGGTTTGCCAAACTTGAAAAAGACTATCCGGCTCGGTTTGATAACTTCCATTTCATCACCAACCACGGGTTTTGGGGTGAGAAGGAGAACGGAAATAACCTTGCCTACATTCGCGCCCAAATCTGTGAGCGTGGCAACCTCGATGGCTTGACCAAGGCGCACCTGCTCAAGAAGTTTGTGTCCGGCCTGTGCGGTGAGCATGGCTGTGACGAGGCACACGTCGTTGCCGTCGTGCTCAAGCTGCTTCTTCTCGGTCAGCAAACGGACCTGGAGCGACCGTACAAGGATCTGCGCGAGAACGTCGGCGACGTCCGGGACTACCGGCGAACGCAGACGTTCCACACCCTCACCAGGGTTGCCGACAACCTCATCTACCTTTGCCAACAGGCCTCCAGCTGCGTTCTCGGCGGCAGCGTCGCGGACCTGTACAGCTTGGTGATGGATTTCGAAGCCCAGCGGGACGCCCTGCTGCTGGCGGGCAAGACGATCACCGCGGACCGGGTGGAAGAGGTCATCCGGCAGTCCCTGGTCGAAGGGGCGGACAACCTTCTGGTCTCGTCAGGAGGCGTCTCGGCAGACGCACTTCCGCCAGGGTTCGACGTCATGGTCGAGAAGCTCGAGCACGGTGGCCTCCAGATGGCGCGTGTCGACTCGTTGAAGGACTTCAAGAAGTCCATGGAGACACTGTATGTCAAATGGGTTTACCGCTACGGCCTCGACGAGGCCAACCGGCGTTTGCAGCATCTGAAAACCTTGGTCAGGGACGATTGCGTAGAGGCTCAGCTGTCCGTTGAGCAGCCGGGCCAGAAGTATGCGAGCGCGATGTACACAGCCCTTCGACAGATGCTGGAAGATCGGCTGCGTACGAGTACCTTGCCGATGTTCGATTGCGCACGGGAGCACCTGCTTGGTACGGCCGGGATTCTGACCGAGGAGTGTACGGTCTGGTGGAGTGACCGGTTCGATCTGAAGGCTGTTCGATGA